From Mesorhizobium sp. Pch-S:
GCGGATGACAACGACATGCGGGTCTTTCAGGCAGTGATGCGGCTGAGGCCCGGTCGACCATCGACCGGGCCTCGGAGCCGCGCCTCATCTCTTCAGGTTGACGAGGATGTCCATCAGTTCGGAACCGGTCTGGAACACCTTCGAATTGGCGGTATAGCTGCGCTGTGAGGAGATCATGTTGGTGAGCTCTTCAGCGATATCGACGTTCGAGTTCTCGAGCGCTCCGGAAATGATCTCGCCGCGCTTGCCTTCGCTGGCAAAACCAATCTGGACGTCGCCCGAATCCGGGCTTTGCGTGAAGACGTTGCCGGATTGCTGGATCAGCCGGTCCGGGCTCGGCACCTGCGCCAGCGGGATCTTGTAGAGCGGTTTTGTCGAACCGTCCTGATACTGGGCATAGATGGTACCGTCCTTGCCGATCGTCACCTTCTCGATGTTGCTCGGGCCGTTGCCGTTTACCTGGCCGGTGACGGTGTAACCGGTGCCGATCTGGCTGAGGCCCTTGAAATCGAGCTTCAATGGAACGCCGCCCGGAGGCGTGAAGGTGACGCTGTCGGTTGCGCCGGTCAGCTTGCCGGTGCCGTCGAAGGTGAGTGTGGCATTGCCCAGCAGGCCGCCTGCACCATACGGGAAAGGTCCGCCGGCGGCAGCCTTGGACTGATCGAAGACGGCCACATCCCAGGTGCCGGCGGCAGTCTTGGTGAAGTAGATGTCGACCATCACCTTGTTGCCGAGATTGTCATAGACGACCATCGACGACTTGTTGGTGTATTGCGCGGTCGCAGCGTTGCCGGAGGGAGCCGTTGCCGGCGCGACGATGGCATTGGCGCCGGAGGGCAGGTTGCCGCTGAAGGTGCCGGAGCTGGAAGGCGTCGCCGTCATCTTTCCATCGGAGATCTGGACAGGTACCAGACCCTGGAAGCCGTTGACCGTCGCAGCCGGCACGCCGTTGGCGTAGCTGTAGGCCATCAGCTGGTAGCCGGCGGCGTTGACCAGCCTGCCCTGCGCGTCCGGAACGAAGGAGCCCGCACGGGTCATGTAGGGGGTGCCGGAAGAATCCTGAACCACGAAGAAGCCGTCGCCCCGGATGGCGAGATCGGAGACCGAGGTGGTGCCCTTGAGATCACCGCGATCGGAGATGGCGGTGCGGATCGTCGAGTTGACACCGCCCGAATTGTAGGCGCCGCCCGTGGTCGGCATCACCAGGCTCGAGAACTCGATCGACGAGCGCTTGTAACCGGTGGTGTCGGAATTGGCGATGTTGTCGGCGACGGTGGACAGGCGATTGGCCTGGGCGTTCATGCCGGAAACGCCGGTCCGCATCATTCCATAGAGGCTCATCGCAACGTCTCCGTTATGCGCATGGTGTCGCCGGCCAAAGTAAACGTGTTGTCTTGCGCGAGGCTGGCGCGGGCCGGACGCATCAAGCGACCAGCCGGTAGCCGAGGAAGCGTTTGGAATCGATCGGGTCGTGACCGAGTCGCTCGCGCAGCTTCTTGCGCAGCTTGGAGATGTGGCTCTCCACCACGTTCTCTTCGACCTCTTCGTCGAAGATGCCGTAGATGGCGTTGAAGACCTGGGTCTTGGTAACCCGTCGGCCACGGTTGCTGGCCAGGTATTCAAGGATTCGCCGCTCGCGGCGCGGCAACGGCATGGGCTGGCCATCGATCTCCGGGTCACGGCCATCCATGAAGATGCGCATCGCCCCGATCTCGGTGAACGAGGCATCTTCGTGGGCGCGGCGGCGGATCGCGGTGATGCGTGCCAGGATTTCGCGGATGTGGACCGGCTTGCGCACGACGTCGTCGACGCCGGATTCGAAAAGGCGCAAGGTGTTTTCGAGGGAATTGTGGTCGCTCAGCGCTATGACGGGAGCACCGGTGCGGTCCCTGATCTGCCGGGGAGAGACAGCACCCTCGCGGCAATCACCGATCAGGAAGGCTCGTACCGATTTCAGATCGTCGTCGGCGGCACTGGAAACCCAGGCGTCGAATTCGCTCGGCGCAAAACCGGCGCTCGCCACACCTTCCCGATCGAACATCGAGCTGTAACCATCAGTTACAAGTTCGCGTTCGTCCACGATTACGATCATCGCCCAGCCCCCGAATCAGTTCATCTGCCCCGTGCGGAAAGGCGTAGTCCCCGTCACGAATCCTGACCAACCGTCATTTCTTGTGACTGCATTCTTGGGAGTCGGGAATCGCGATGGTTGTACCGTGTACAATCTGACGGCGATGTGGTCCGAAATGAGCGACGAAAGCAGCGCCCGTTCGCGCTGCAAGAGTGCGGCCGGCGCCCTGTTGTGACTACAACCTATGGTGTGCAAAAGCTGCGGGCGTTGGCCGTCCACTTGCCAAAGCCAACGGCGACCATATTGGTGATCACCCGGCAGACATAGCGCTTCTGGGCGGGATCGTTGTTGGGGCCGGCATGATATCGGGCAACGGCCATCGACCAAGTCTCGTGCCTGGCATGCAACTGTGTGAGGAAGCGTGCTGCGTAGTCAACGTTGCGACGCGGATCGAGCATGTCCTCGACGCTGCGAAACTGGTCGCCGTGATAGCGATGGTTGATCTGCATACAGCCAAGATCGATCAGAGACTTGCCTTCGCGCCGTGCAGTCTCGAAGGCAAGCAGTGCCTCTGAACGGGAGCGCGGGAAGACGGCTTTCCCCTCTAT
This genomic window contains:
- a CDS encoding flagellar hook protein FlgE, with translation MSLYGMMRTGVSGMNAQANRLSTVADNIANSDTTGYKRSSIEFSSLVMPTTGGAYNSGGVNSTIRTAISDRGDLKGTTSVSDLAIRGDGFFVVQDSSGTPYMTRAGSFVPDAQGRLVNAAGYQLMAYSYANGVPAATVNGFQGLVPVQISDGKMTATPSSSGTFSGNLPSGANAIVAPATAPSGNAATAQYTNKSSMVVYDNLGNKVMVDIYFTKTAAGTWDVAVFDQSKAAAGGPFPYGAGGLLGNATLTFDGTGKLTGATDSVTFTPPGGVPLKLDFKGLSQIGTGYTVTGQVNGNGPSNIEKVTIGKDGTIYAQYQDGSTKPLYKIPLAQVPSPDRLIQQSGNVFTQSPDSGDVQIGFASEGKRGEIISGALENSNVDIAEELTNMISSQRSYTANSKVFQTGSELMDILVNLKR
- a CDS encoding response regulator transcription factor — translated: MIVIVDERELVTDGYSSMFDREGVASAGFAPSEFDAWVSSAADDDLKSVRAFLIGDCREGAVSPRQIRDRTGAPVIALSDHNSLENTLRLFESGVDDVVRKPVHIREILARITAIRRRAHEDASFTEIGAMRIFMDGRDPEIDGQPMPLPRRERRILEYLASNRGRRVTKTQVFNAIYGIFDEEVEENVVESHISKLRKKLRERLGHDPIDSKRFLGYRLVA
- a CDS encoding transglycosylase SLT domain-containing protein, with protein sequence MTGNLSSVQRRLLRTALAAACLSSAPVAQTAAAATNPCEAEILRAADRYQIPAGILYAVGLTETGNKGSLQPNALNIEGKAVFPRSRSEALLAFETARREGKSLIDLGCMQINHRYHGDQFRSVEDMLDPRRNVDYAARFLTQLHARHETWSMAVARYHAGPNNDPAQKRYVCRVITNMVAVGFGKWTANARSFCTP